A DNA window from Natronolimnobius baerhuensis contains the following coding sequences:
- a CDS encoding alpha/beta fold hydrolase encodes MTDDGYCRLELARELEDEFDVVLYDARGHGRSDAPDEDYGASERAADLFGLLEELAIDDPILFGHSMGADTVTEAATRRPELPRAVILEDPVWMVDGVNNDVIEGDPGKNIEAQIAEWQDRSVEELLEAETMFRDLVESGQPDLAQRVAEARGRLRPEIARVFEAELLDPTEIYGDLEAPTLILKADADEEEREREQEITGYLPDGQLVHVDDAGHCVFWDERARATEELRTFLPTV; translated from the coding sequence TTGACCGACGATGGGTACTGTCGGCTCGAGCTCGCCCGCGAACTCGAGGACGAGTTCGATGTCGTGCTGTACGACGCTCGCGGCCACGGGCGTTCCGACGCCCCGGACGAAGACTACGGCGCGTCTGAACGGGCAGCGGACCTCTTCGGACTGCTCGAGGAACTCGCGATTGACGACCCAATCCTGTTCGGTCACTCCATGGGTGCCGATACGGTCACGGAAGCTGCGACCCGCCGACCAGAGCTGCCGCGAGCGGTCATCCTCGAAGACCCTGTCTGGATGGTCGATGGGGTCAATAATGACGTGATCGAAGGCGACCCAGGAAAGAATATCGAGGCACAGATTGCGGAGTGGCAAGACCGAAGCGTCGAGGAACTCCTCGAGGCCGAGACCATGTTCAGGGACCTTGTCGAGTCCGGCCAGCCAGACCTCGCACAGCGAGTGGCCGAAGCCAGAGGCCGACTCCGACCCGAGATTGCCCGTGTGTTCGAGGCTGAGTTGCTCGACCCCACCGAAATATACGGCGATCTCGAGGCGCCGACACTTATCCTGAAAGCTGATGCGGATGAGGAAGAACGCGAGCGCGAACAGGAGATCACTGGGTACCTCCCAGATGGGCAACTCGTACATGTAGACGACGCCGGACACTGTGTCTTCTGGGACGAGCGAGCGCGTGCAACCGAGGAACTTCGGACGTTCCTCCCGACGGTGTGA
- a CDS encoding helix-turn-helix domain-containing protein, with amino-acid sequence MALIGKLAIGNPVGEQALAEVPEMVLEVEDIRSLADDPWTFVFWAAGDDFQTYESALDDDPTVSTYECLTALPDRRLYRCELSPEGQQHTLQFVAIDENILTIRLTLSASGIEYVGRFPSREALHSFREVCIEQNRSFSVRNLYEEQASGDDERRYGVTASQRETLLTALEQGYFEVPRETRMEDIAGELEISTSAVSAQLRRGQASLLRHTLAAHSSIATRE; translated from the coding sequence GTGGCATTAATTGGCAAACTGGCAATCGGGAATCCGGTGGGGGAACAGGCACTGGCTGAAGTGCCAGAGATGGTACTTGAGGTCGAAGATATTCGGTCGCTGGCCGACGACCCGTGGACGTTCGTCTTCTGGGCCGCAGGCGATGACTTTCAGACATACGAGTCCGCACTAGACGATGATCCGACTGTGTCGACGTACGAGTGCCTCACTGCGTTGCCTGACCGGCGGTTGTACCGGTGTGAACTGTCTCCGGAGGGGCAACAACACACGCTTCAGTTCGTCGCGATCGATGAAAACATCCTCACAATTCGGTTGACACTATCGGCGTCAGGGATCGAATACGTTGGCCGATTCCCCTCGAGAGAGGCACTGCACTCGTTTCGAGAGGTCTGTATCGAACAGAACCGCTCGTTTTCAGTCCGTAATCTCTACGAGGAACAGGCAAGTGGGGACGACGAAAGACGGTATGGCGTTACGGCCAGTCAACGCGAGACACTCCTGACCGCACTGGAGCAGGGCTACTTCGAGGTTCCTCGAGAGACACGGATGGAAGACATAGCTGGCGAACTCGAGATTTCGACGTCCGCCGTCTCTGCCCAACTCCGGCGTGGCCAGGCATCCCTGCTTCGCCATACGTTGGCTGCCCACTCGTCGATAGCGACTCGAGAGTAA
- a CDS encoding IclR family transcriptional regulator: MSTAVPRQVDSAKKTCRIITLLQERGPVGVTELATELGISKSTVHGHLATLTDTGLVVKEDHAYRLSLEFLSTAESVKSWVANPDTVREQVRELAATTGEVVHFGAKEGDHVVYLEKGKGGSAVQTVSSVGDRMPLHSTSLGKAILGELPSAQVDEIVTETTFTERTPHTITDAETLHQELETTASRGYAIDDEENILGVRCIGTPVNVSGTGGIGALSISGPARRITDERISSELQDQLVQTANVIEVNSLYSSS; encoded by the coding sequence ATGTCCACAGCAGTTCCACGGCAGGTCGACTCGGCGAAGAAGACCTGTCGCATCATCACGCTACTACAGGAGCGTGGGCCTGTCGGGGTGACAGAACTTGCAACTGAACTCGGCATCTCGAAAAGCACAGTGCATGGCCACCTTGCGACGCTTACTGACACCGGACTGGTCGTCAAAGAAGACCACGCCTATCGGCTTAGCCTCGAGTTTTTGAGTACTGCAGAGTCCGTCAAAAGTTGGGTGGCAAACCCGGATACCGTTCGCGAGCAAGTCCGGGAACTTGCAGCGACCACCGGTGAAGTCGTTCATTTCGGTGCCAAAGAAGGCGACCACGTTGTCTACCTCGAGAAGGGAAAGGGCGGGTCAGCCGTCCAAACGGTGTCGTCAGTCGGCGATCGGATGCCACTGCATTCGACCTCACTTGGCAAAGCAATCCTTGGTGAACTCCCGTCTGCGCAGGTCGACGAGATCGTCACTGAGACGACGTTCACCGAGCGGACACCACACACGATCACCGACGCTGAAACGTTACACCAGGAACTCGAGACGACGGCGTCGCGCGGCTATGCAATCGATGATGAAGAGAACATTCTGGGGGTCCGTTGTATCGGAACGCCGGTGAACGTCTCTGGAACGGGTGGAATTGGTGCCCTGAGTATCTCCGGCCCGGCTCGTCGGATAACTGATGAACGCATCTCGAGTGAGTTACAGGATCAACTTGTCCAAACCGCGAACGTGATCGAAGTCAACTCGCTCTACAGCAGCTCCTGA
- a CDS encoding universal stress protein, whose product MPIETILLAVSDQDADRVAELTDTVLEYAAPLVATVVIGHPIATETGSIPNASTPVFGSQHPYVLSQNEYDEVLEEYTDGEDLDDAVSKHDAVQEAARRLADSGVEYHVRGVVGESSDGLVALAEETSADRLVIGGKRRSPTEKVVFGSVVQTVLIESPCPVTFVQDE is encoded by the coding sequence ATGCCGATTGAGACAATCTTGCTTGCCGTTAGTGACCAGGACGCAGACCGTGTGGCCGAACTGACTGACACCGTACTCGAGTATGCTGCCCCGCTTGTTGCGACGGTCGTTATCGGCCACCCAATCGCCACCGAAACGGGAAGCATTCCAAATGCATCCACGCCAGTATTCGGCTCACAACATCCCTACGTGCTCTCGCAAAACGAATACGATGAGGTCCTCGAGGAGTACACCGACGGTGAGGATCTGGATGATGCAGTGTCAAAACACGACGCCGTTCAAGAAGCAGCACGCCGATTAGCCGACAGTGGCGTCGAGTATCACGTCCGTGGCGTCGTCGGCGAGTCGAGTGACGGGCTCGTTGCCCTTGCGGAGGAAACCAGTGCAGATCGACTTGTAATCGGCGGCAAGCGTCGTTCGCCGACGGAGAAGGTCGTCTTTGGGAGCGTCGTCCAGACGGTACTGATCGAGTCACCGTGTCCAGTAACGTTCGTGCAGGACGAGTGA
- a CDS encoding VOC family protein, which yields MTAEPLIPDRAQIRRVALVVTDLEEMVAFYRDVVGLTVRSQAKTTATLGTDEQPLLELRQDEDAPPRTREQAGLFHTAFKVPSRAALGGALERVRSEWDLDGASDHYVSEALYLTDPEKNGVEIYVDKPKDAWPRADDGSIQIGTIPLDIGVIGAQSDGSVAVPPETTVGHVHLEATSLQAAQSFYVETLGLTVQTAIRSAVFLAAGDYHHHLGVNTWTGRSQPTGGRGLSWFEIIVPDESIATVRQRLADTEDVVDHGEFLEISDPDGISIRIRTP from the coding sequence ATGACTGCCGAGCCACTCATTCCGGACCGCGCACAGATCAGGCGCGTTGCACTCGTCGTCACAGACCTCGAGGAGATGGTCGCGTTCTATCGAGACGTGGTTGGACTCACGGTTCGGTCACAAGCAAAGACCACGGCGACGCTTGGCACCGACGAGCAGCCATTACTCGAGTTACGGCAAGACGAAGATGCACCGCCACGAACTCGAGAACAGGCAGGACTGTTCCATACGGCGTTTAAGGTTCCCTCGCGCGCTGCGTTAGGTGGGGCACTCGAGCGCGTACGAAGCGAGTGGGACCTCGATGGTGCCTCCGACCACTACGTCAGCGAGGCGCTGTATCTCACTGATCCCGAGAAAAACGGCGTTGAGATCTACGTTGATAAGCCAAAAGACGCGTGGCCGCGTGCAGACGATGGTTCGATTCAGATTGGAACGATTCCACTCGATATCGGCGTGATTGGCGCCCAGTCAGACGGCAGTGTGGCCGTCCCGCCCGAGACGACAGTTGGTCACGTCCATCTCGAGGCAACGTCGCTGCAAGCGGCGCAGTCGTTTTACGTCGAGACACTTGGCCTGACCGTGCAAACGGCGATACGCTCAGCGGTGTTCCTTGCCGCTGGTGACTATCATCACCATCTCGGCGTGAATACGTGGACTGGACGCTCCCAGCCAACAGGCGGGCGCGGACTATCGTGGTTCGAGATTATCGTTCCCGATGAGTCGATTGCGACAGTTCGACAGCGACTCGCAGATACTGAAGATGTTGTCGACCACGGGGAATTCCTCGAGATCAGCGATCCAGACGGGATTTCGATTCGAATTCGAACACCCTAA
- a CDS encoding MFS transporter has product MGTDTSSPINWPMLATLLGIGVMASFSGGLINPNIPEIQSTYSHLDNSETLAQLVSTMSAPIVVIVAPIVGIMLDKYRRKPILIAAIIIYGIGTSIAFFLDSLYLILATRILDGIAVATVMVTIPTLIADYYSGGRRETIMGWYSAVSAGAGAIAVVLGGLIADFNWRYLFLVYALALLLLPPVIRYLHEPVVTQEESSASDDIGRLEAVRKIIRDSPALLLLGIYGVVVFGYLTNNLIQIEVPYYLQDSLDISGSLTGIALSAAMLAGFVAAALYGRIKSRLRHGTIVVIAFAVASVGYVLIGLTQSFALIFIGIVIGAGGLGLILPTANDWVAAAVDKEYRGRALSGVTMMMYLGFAISPFAPAPLINEFGRATTLTMWGGALVVIAVFALVIKQTSGRQSPSIASQDQS; this is encoded by the coding sequence ATGGGAACTGACACGAGCAGCCCCATCAACTGGCCGATGCTGGCTACCCTGCTCGGCATCGGTGTGATGGCATCGTTTTCCGGCGGCCTCATCAATCCGAACATCCCCGAAATCCAAAGCACGTATTCGCATCTGGATAACTCCGAGACGTTAGCGCAACTCGTGAGCACGATGTCGGCACCGATCGTCGTCATCGTCGCCCCGATCGTCGGGATTATGCTGGATAAGTACCGTCGCAAACCGATTCTGATCGCCGCAATCATCATTTACGGGATCGGGACGAGCATCGCCTTCTTCCTCGATTCACTTTACTTGATCCTCGCGACTCGCATCCTCGATGGAATCGCCGTGGCGACAGTAATGGTCACGATTCCAACGTTGATCGCAGACTACTACTCTGGGGGCCGTCGCGAGACGATAATGGGGTGGTACAGCGCCGTCTCAGCCGGTGCCGGTGCCATCGCTGTCGTCCTCGGCGGACTTATCGCTGACTTCAACTGGCGGTACCTGTTTCTCGTCTACGCACTGGCGCTGCTCCTGTTACCGCCGGTCATCCGCTACCTGCACGAGCCAGTGGTGACTCAGGAAGAAAGTAGTGCCAGTGACGATATCGGCCGACTCGAGGCCGTCCGGAAAATCATCCGGGACTCGCCAGCACTGCTATTGCTTGGCATCTACGGTGTTGTTGTCTTTGGCTACCTGACGAATAACCTCATCCAGATCGAGGTGCCGTACTACCTTCAGGATAGTCTGGATATCAGCGGGTCGCTGACTGGTATTGCCCTTTCGGCAGCGATGCTCGCCGGATTCGTCGCTGCGGCACTTTACGGTCGAATCAAGAGTCGCCTGCGCCACGGAACCATCGTGGTCATCGCGTTCGCTGTTGCGAGCGTCGGCTACGTGCTGATCGGTCTGACACAGAGCTTTGCGCTCATCTTCATCGGAATCGTTATCGGTGCCGGTGGACTCGGACTCATCCTCCCGACGGCAAACGACTGGGTGGCAGCAGCTGTCGATAAGGAGTACCGTGGCCGTGCACTCAGTGGCGTGACGATGATGATGTACCTCGGATTCGCTATCTCACCGTTCGCTCCCGCACCGCTGATTAATGAGTTCGGCCGTGCGACCACGCTCACGATGTGGGGCGGCGCACTCGTCGTAATCGCTGTCTTCGCACTCGTGATTAAGCAAACCTCTGGTCGCCAATCACCGTCGATTGCGAGTCAGGACCAAAGCTAA
- a CDS encoding lactonase family protein — translation MTSETHIAAVGTYSAAETPGVYTVAIDSATGSIDIRDEVDAGPDPTFVASHPSDAVLYAAVREEDEGRIVAYDVDQETGSLTNIGTALSGVSSPCHCSVDATGQFLFVAHYHGSAISMLPIDADGTIDDPTAVIDHHGSSVHDERQTEPHPHSITPGPDNRFVYVPDLGTDRIVTYEIDHEGQRLERCAETETDPGAGPRHLAFGPDGTYLYVINELNSTVTSYTRATDGSLDEHATVSTLPDAFSGQNKTAEIAVHPSGRYLFASNRGQDAIVTFAIADGDLESVASSSSGGEWPRHFAVGPAGEFLFAANRDSDDITAFWIDEETGSLIPAGKRASIPEPVCIQWL, via the coding sequence GTGACATCTGAGACGCATATTGCAGCCGTCGGTACGTATAGTGCTGCAGAGACTCCTGGCGTGTACACTGTCGCGATTGATTCAGCAACTGGCTCGATCGACATCCGCGACGAGGTCGATGCCGGCCCTGATCCGACGTTCGTCGCCTCACATCCGAGCGATGCGGTCCTGTATGCCGCTGTTCGCGAGGAAGACGAGGGTCGTATCGTCGCCTATGATGTCGACCAAGAAACAGGCTCATTGACCAACATCGGTACGGCACTGAGTGGCGTTTCCAGCCCGTGTCACTGCAGTGTCGACGCAACCGGGCAGTTCCTATTCGTGGCCCACTATCATGGTAGTGCTATCTCGATGCTCCCTATCGACGCGGATGGGACCATCGACGACCCCACTGCTGTCATCGACCATCACGGCTCGAGCGTCCACGACGAGCGCCAGACGGAGCCACACCCACACTCGATCACGCCTGGTCCGGACAATCGCTTCGTCTACGTCCCTGATCTTGGTACCGACCGGATCGTGACCTACGAAATCGACCACGAGGGCCAACGACTCGAGCGGTGTGCTGAGACGGAAACTGATCCGGGAGCCGGTCCGCGCCATCTTGCGTTTGGCCCGGACGGAACATACCTCTACGTGATCAACGAACTCAACTCGACCGTGACGAGTTACACGCGGGCCACAGACGGCTCGCTCGACGAGCACGCAACCGTCTCGACGCTCCCGGATGCGTTCTCCGGCCAAAACAAAACCGCCGAAATTGCGGTTCACCCCTCGGGACGCTACCTCTTTGCCTCAAACCGCGGACAGGATGCAATCGTGACGTTTGCAATTGCCGATGGCGACCTCGAGAGCGTCGCGAGTTCCTCGAGTGGCGGCGAGTGGCCGCGTCACTTCGCGGTTGGCCCCGCTGGTGAGTTCTTGTTCGCGGCGAATCGCGACAGTGACGATATCACTGCGTTCTGGATCGACGAGGAAACTGGCTCGCTGATTCCTGCGGGCAAACGAGCCTCGATCCCAGAGCCTGTCTGTATCCAGTGGCTGTAA
- a CDS encoding NAD-dependent epimerase/dehydratase family protein, whose protein sequence is MDVLVTGSYGRCGTAIIDHLDATDDYNFTYLNRSDRPADHPYGSFDTHVADIADSDAIRPAFTGQDAVIHLAAYPYTDGNWDDVFEPNILGMYNALTAARDAGVETFIYGSTNHVVGQYELEHAPDIYRPDHDITVRPTDPIRPDSYYGTTKAFGELLGRQYIEADHVEFPTQFYALRICTVNSEQYDHPYGDAEFGVDAGDWDRSSEAYDRAVNRMKAMWHSRRDFAHLIECCLQDKSVEFDIFHGVSDNDRRWFSLRNARDRLGYDPVDDAAEWTAPPQDDSS, encoded by the coding sequence ATGGACGTTCTCGTGACCGGTTCCTATGGGAGATGCGGGACTGCGATCATCGACCACCTGGATGCGACAGACGACTACAATTTCACGTACCTGAATAGATCGGACCGACCTGCTGATCACCCCTACGGCTCGTTCGATACGCACGTTGCCGATATCGCGGACTCCGACGCGATCCGCCCGGCGTTTACGGGACAGGACGCCGTGATTCATCTCGCCGCCTATCCCTACACCGACGGGAACTGGGACGACGTCTTCGAGCCGAACATTCTCGGCATGTACAACGCACTTACCGCAGCGCGTGATGCTGGTGTCGAGACCTTCATCTACGGCTCGACGAATCACGTCGTCGGACAGTACGAACTCGAGCACGCCCCCGATATCTACCGACCTGACCACGACATTACGGTCCGTCCAACGGATCCGATTCGGCCTGATTCGTACTACGGGACGACCAAAGCGTTCGGTGAATTACTGGGGCGTCAGTACATCGAAGCGGACCACGTCGAGTTTCCGACACAGTTCTACGCGCTTCGTATCTGTACGGTCAATTCCGAGCAGTACGACCATCCCTACGGTGACGCGGAGTTCGGTGTCGATGCTGGTGACTGGGATCGCTCGAGCGAGGCGTACGACCGCGCTGTGAACCGAATGAAGGCAATGTGGCACTCGCGCCGTGATTTTGCACACCTCATCGAGTGTTGTCTGCAGGACAAGTCCGTCGAGTTCGATATCTTCCACGGCGTCAGCGATAACGACCGCCGGTGGTTTTCGCTTCGGAACGCTCGTGACCGACTCGGCTACGACCCAGTCGATGACGCAGCCGAGTGGACAGCCCCGCCACAGGATGACTCATCGTGA
- a CDS encoding mannonate dehydratase codes for MSHTPSLESHDSDLPLRAGTRTRTLSDERLQFCRQIGISDIFLDHRAPRGDVFTDEGSDDDETITIDEGVIPSVSELVQARRRAEDAGLRLMGIQSLSYNIYGKIMLGKDGQDDQLETIKTLIRNLGQADIPILGYQWNPRGVVPMRTSQTTRVRGGARGREFDIDDLTQPYERAPSVEREYSEAELWENYERFLEEVLPVAEEAGVQLALHPADPPTVEQLGGIPRLFRNREAFERAMEIVPSDNHGLKLCLGCFSEMPETDVIEVINHFGKNDDIVFVHLRDVIGTWPRFTETFLDDDESNFDTLAVLKALDEVGFDGVMVPDHVPEIVDDTKWGHRSRAHAIAYVNGLLTCVNGGEK; via the coding sequence ATGAGTCACACTCCATCACTCGAGAGTCACGATTCCGACCTTCCGTTGCGTGCCGGGACTCGAACGCGAACGCTGTCCGATGAGCGCCTGCAGTTCTGTCGCCAGATCGGCATCTCGGATATCTTTCTGGACCACCGCGCTCCACGCGGTGACGTGTTCACAGATGAAGGCAGCGATGACGACGAAACGATCACGATCGACGAGGGCGTGATTCCATCAGTCTCCGAACTCGTCCAGGCCCGCCGTCGTGCAGAAGACGCCGGATTGCGTCTCATGGGCATTCAGTCGCTGAGCTACAACATCTACGGAAAGATCATGCTCGGCAAAGACGGTCAGGACGACCAACTCGAGACGATTAAAACCCTCATTCGGAATCTGGGACAGGCCGACATTCCGATCTTGGGCTACCAGTGGAACCCACGCGGTGTCGTTCCGATGCGAACCTCACAGACGACCCGCGTACGCGGCGGCGCTCGCGGTCGAGAGTTCGACATTGACGATCTCACACAGCCCTACGAGCGAGCACCAAGCGTCGAGCGCGAGTACAGCGAGGCAGAACTCTGGGAAAACTACGAGCGCTTCCTCGAGGAAGTGCTTCCAGTCGCCGAGGAGGCTGGCGTTCAGCTGGCGCTGCATCCGGCTGACCCACCGACCGTCGAACAGCTTGGTGGCATCCCTCGGCTGTTCCGCAATCGCGAGGCGTTCGAGCGAGCCATGGAAATCGTTCCAAGCGACAACCACGGCCTCAAGCTTTGCCTCGGGTGCTTCTCCGAGATGCCTGAGACGGACGTTATCGAGGTCATCAATCACTTCGGGAAGAACGACGATATCGTGTTCGTCCACCTTCGCGATGTGATCGGTACGTGGCCGCGTTTCACCGAGACGTTCCTCGACGACGACGAGAGCAACTTCGATACGCTGGCCGTCCTCAAAGCACTCGACGAAGTCGGCTTTGACGGCGTCATGGTCCCGGATCACGTCCCCGAGATCGTCGACGATACCAAGTGGGGGCACCGCTCTCGAGCGCACGCAATTGCGTACGTCAACGGACTGCTGACGTGCGTGAACGGCGGCGAGAAGTGA